The sequence taaatattttggaGTAaagcgaaaaaaaaaaatacgaatcgtattattattttaatctttcattaaacaattaattttatttttttttttttttttttattttaaaaatgtttttttattttgtgatTGGAggcaaaataaattaaaaaaaaaaaaaaattaaaaaaaaaaaaaattaaaaaaatatcttttgcttttaaaaaaaaacggCAAAATCCATTGATTAAATCCTCAAAACTCAGGAAATCTTACTACAGTGCATTTTCACATAAAAAATGTCCTagttaataaagaaattaaatttggataatgtttttttttttttcttttctctattttttaaaagatttttgaatatttaaaaaaaagctttttttttttttctttttatttttgtttttttaaaaatttaaaaaaaaaaaaaaagaaaaagaaaaagaaaaaaataataataacaataataataaaaaaaaagaaaaaaaaaaaaaaattaaatatgaaagatatagaaattttattttggaaagtaattcataataaatatttatttaatttaatttttcaacatATTCATAAAACCAATTGGATTAAACAACCAACAATAAGTGATCCAACCAATGGATTTATGagattaaaatttaaatatattaccTCTTTAGAATggatgataaaaaataaacaatatcaacttttaatttgtaaattaaaatcaaaacaagAAATGATCGATATTACACAACATGgaatagaattattatttaaaattactgCTTCCACTAAAGattcagaaaaaaaatttttatagaaTTAATTCAACTTTTATTGGAAAATAGAAAACTACAAATGgaaattgttgatttaacaAAATTGGCATTACATTTCAATGATTATTACcttacaaatttattaataaatgaaccatttaattattgtattTATCCATCAGCATTAGAATATGCCATTAAAACTTTAGATGTTcaaattacaaaattattaataaattcaccaaatactattatttcaaatgacacaaaattaaaatcaatggaATTGGCATTaatgaatgaaaataataaatttgaaatggtAGAATTCTTATTAAATAATCCTCAACTAATATCATTGCCTGAAAAATCACAACAACTTAATCATCAACACCATCcaactaaaaaattaaaacaagaaaaacctttatcattaccaaccaatcatttaattaattattataaagatactttaataaaaaataaattcactgaagaaatgattaataaaataaataataatattaatattaataataataaaaataatattaataataataataataataataataataataataataataataataataataataataataataataataataataataataataataataataataaactatttaatgaaaatggtaaattaaaaattgaaaatttccaaaattatttaatctataatgatgatattttaaatgatggtTTTAAAGACATTatagtaaaaaataatgaattaaagaattttctACGTGAATATTGTTTTAAGTCATCAAgttcaaaaatatttatttggatgatgaataatataaatccacaagaaatttttcaaaatgttTATATTGGTccagatttttttaaaaatagaataattgaagatgataaatttggtaaaattatGACACCAATTAGATTTGAACAATTTACAAAAGTATATACATCAAACTCATTGGAatcaaatttagaaaatgatattaatgaattggatagatattttattaatatgttTTACCTATTGGATAGTGAAGActataaaacaattttaaaatcagttTCACCACAATTCCAACAAATCAAACAACTTCCAAAAGAATGGAACCCTTTATTACAAGTTTTATCttgtttttcaaataaaagaaaagttgatgatgaaaacaataatggaagtgtttattttataaatgattttgaaactaTTACATGGGTTTCAAATTGTATTTCCAATCAAAATGATTATCTTGTTAATAGGATGGCTGAAAGTAATAAAACTATTCAATATGGTAGTTTAGAAATTGCAAAATATGCTCAAGAAAccttatttaaaaataaaaatcactATTTTGGCTTTACCTATTTACTAAATAAAGCTTTTAAAGAGTGTAATACCCTTGAAATTTCACAAATTCTAGAATTATCAAGttcttcaattaattattcaattattaatatcaaatcATTCTCACCAAGCCAACTAATAGATATAATTCAAAtctttattgatttaaatatttttaataattcaaatttatttaatttatttgctTCAAATATTGCtcaatattttaaatcatatcaacaacaacaacaacaacaagatgaAAAGTCATggattaatttaaataaaataattggtaatttatttgatatttgTCCACTTAgtgtaattaattttttaagcCAAAACATATTAGAAGGTTCAGAAGAGAtatgtaattttttaaatgttcaatttatttttaatcatttcaaaCTTTGCAATATGTATTCATTGGAAAGaagatttaaagaattttttgaaaaacaaaGAGAATATATCAATGTTAACCCAAAAGTTTTACTTAAAGAAAGATCAAATGAACAAATCCaagaaattgattcaattattaatttattaattgaaaaaattaaaaatgaaaaagacaATACGGGTAGATCaatgattaaaattattttaaataatttatatagtTCTCTTATTCAAACCAAAGGAATTTCAAAAGAAAccattataaattattactcATTATTcaaagataatttaataactattgataattcattttttaatttattctatcatttaaatttaaaatcatctcATTTTAGTACCTACCTTATTAATAGAGGTggtttgattatttcatcaGATGAAATTGGGTTTGAAAGAAATGAATGGGAAGAAAATACCTTTGGTGGAATTTCACAAAATTATCTAAGTTTTCcgaaaaattttcaaaaggataaatattcttttgaagttttgtttttagaaaatggtggtttatcatttgatgatCTATTGGAGAGATTAATTTCAGATTTATCTCATTGCAAATTAAATGGTACAGTTAATGAAAACTATATTGATGGCCTTGTTGAAAATCTAAATAgtgatttatcattttgtCTCTGTATTAACcgtgttgatttttttttcaaacaaatGGAATTCATACAATCATTATTAGATAGAAATAATTTTAGAATTGGTAATTTCCCAAATtatacaaattcaaatatattatcattggaattatttagaaatacaacaacaaataacaatcaagaaaaaatgaatttcgaaattaaatcatttaaatactTTCCAATTAGTGATAAAGTATttgatcaaattttattaactttgAATTTacaagaaattaaaacatttttacaatttaatcAACACTATCCAAacattttatcaaaattgtTTGAAGATAGAATTATAGATTATGATATTGATAGAACAGAATTATtagaatatttattaaatatatatgatCAAAAAATAGTGtatccaattttaaaacaacaattacaaaaaggtagaatttcaattaaaaatgaaaaattatttaataattatattaataataataaaaataatagtaatagtaataatttaagatttgaaattttaaaatcagttTTTACAATGACTAAACATcaagaattatttaatgattttgttGCAACttgtaatgatgatgataattataAAGTTGAAGATTGTTTAAGTTTAGTaacaaactttttaaaagatatattCAATTGTCCACAACCagaaatgaaaaaaccagaaattattcaaaatccAATGTATgatgaacaattaaaaactctatcaaatttattaagaaATGAAGAGATATTAGAAATGGTGAATGAATCATTCTTAAATTtggataatgaaattatttcaaatattgtAACAATAACTGTACCAACAAATCTATATAAAATTAGCCAAAAAGAATTTagcaatttatttaaaagaaatgttTTTGGTTGGAAATTTATTCTCTCTAGAATCtctcaaaatcaacaacaaccacaacaacaacaatttgagttaaatcatcattatctcacaaaaagtttaattaaaaatctcattgaaaatggtataaatatcaatatctttaaacatatatatataaattataataatatttttagagataatgatgaattatttcattttttaagaaatgaattatcaaatcATTATGATTATAAGCATATATATTggttataaataaaaaaataaaataaaaacttttaaatataagaatagttaatttttttttttttttgacaccCAAATTTGTGAATGTCAGTTTCCagtgttttattattttaaataaataaatataattatagtgattgtgattgtgattgtgatattattattattgtttttttttttttttttttttttttttatttttaattttaattttaaaatttgaaaaatgtaATTATAATCTTCAAATgagataattaaaaaaaaggggttAGTGTTTTGGTGTATTACATAGTAACAGTATCTAAttgattgttttgatttttaataattataccattaatttcaaactttaaaaattctaaacGAGCAAGGGTAAAATTTGGATCTAATTTATTGACGATCAAAGAGATGATatcttttttagttttaccTAAACAAAGCTCATGGTCATTCATTTCCATAGCTAAATGATACCAAGCCAATGAGTTTTTAGCATTTGAAAAATCGGATAAACATTGGTCCTCTTGTTCCAAGGATTTTATAAACATTTGTTTTCTTGATAATtgtgatttaaatgaatcgATATTATATCTTTTCATTAATAAACCCAATTCTAAATAAAGGTTTGGACTATACTTTGTATCTAATGATAGTGCGACACTAAggaattcaattttatttctaacatcatcttcattatcttcacgaattaattttgataaagcGTAATAAGTCTTTGAAAAGTTTGGATTAATTTGACTCTCTTTCAATAGTAATTCTTGTTTATTCATCACCGATACACCATCTAATAATGTTATAGTTGATAAATCATCATCTAATTCCTctgataattgataatataacATTGGTCTATTTGGAtctaattcaattgattttaataatacatcTATTCTATTCATTGTTACttgattgttatttttattattgtttttattattgctgttgttgttattgctattgttattgttattgttgttggttttaccttttaataatacaCTTTCATCTTTATTCATTTCTTGatataataaatgataatattcaCTATAGAATGGatattggtttattaatcttataagttttaattttcttttttctaaaaaaaaaaaaaaaaaaaaaaaaaaaaattaatatattaaaaaattatattattattattattattattattaatatatatatatataattttatatttaccaatttcattatttaataaatttttaaattttaaatatttttgatgatcaatttctttataataatttgataatgaagagaaaatgaatttataataatcagTGGTTGAATTTTGTTTTGAAGATTCAATcattgaataaattaaatctaaTTTAGAGTAAGATTTTGAACCAATTAATACAACCTCTTTATTATCAA comes from Dictyostelium discoideum AX4 chromosome 2 chromosome, whole genome shotgun sequence and encodes:
- a CDS encoding hypothetical protein (Similar to Dictyostelium discoideum (Slime mold). protein-tyrosine phosphatase 3 (EC 3.1.3.48) (Protein-tyrosine-phosphate phosphohydrolase 3)) produces the protein MKDIEILFWKVIHNKYLFNLIFQHIHKTNWIKQPTISDPTNGFMRLKFKYITSLEWMIKNKQYQLLICKLKSKQEMIDITQHGIELLFKITASTKDSEKKFL
- a CDS encoding hypothetical protein (Similar to Dictyostelium discoideum (Slime mold). protein-tyrosine phosphatase 3 (EC 3.1.3.48) (Protein-tyrosine-phosphate phosphohydrolase 3)), which gives rise to MEIVDLTKLALHFNDYYLTNLLINEPFNYCIYPSALEYAIKTLDVQITKLLINSPNTIISNDTKLKSMELALMNENNKFEMVEFLLNNPQLISLPEKSQQLNHQHHPTKKLKQEKPLSLPTNHLINYYKDTLIKNKFTEEMINKINNNININNNKNNINNNNNNNNNNNNNNNNNNNNNNNNNNNNNNNNKLFNENGKLKIENFQNYLIYNDDILNDGFKDIIVKNNELKNFLREYCFKSSSSKIFIWMMNNINPQEIFQNVYIGPDFFKNRIIEDDKFGKIMTPIRFEQFTKVYTSNSLESNLENDINELDRYFINMFYLLDSEDYKTILKSVSPQFQQIKQLPKEWNPLLQVLSCFSNKRKVDDENNNGSVYFINDFETITWVSNCISNQNDYLVNRMAESNKTIQYGSLEIAKYAQETLFKNKNHYFGFTYLLNKAFKECNTLEISQILELSSSSINYSIINIKSFSPSQLIDIIQIFIDLNIFNNSNLFNLFASNIAQYFKSYQQQQQQQDEKSWINLNKIIGNLFDICPLSVINFLSQNILEGSEEICNFLNVQFIFNHFKLCNMYSLERRFKEFFEKQREYINVNPKVLLKERSNEQIQEIDSIINLLIEKIKNEKDNTGRSMIKIILNNLYSSLIQTKGISKETIINYYSLFKDNLITIDNSFFNLFYHLNLKSSHFSTYLINRGGLIISSDEIGFERNEWEENTFGGISQNYLSFPKNFQKDKYSFEVLFLENGGLSFDDLLERLISDLSHCKLNGTVNENYIDGLVENLNSDLSFCLCINRVDFFFKQMEFIQSLLDRNNFRIGNFPNYTNSNILSLELFRNTTTNNNQEKMNFEIKSFKYFPISDKVFDQILLTLNLQEIKTFLQFNQHYPNILSKLFEDRIIDYDIDRTELLEYLLNIYDQKIVYPILKQQLQKGRISIKNEKLFNNYINNNKNNSNSNNLRFEILKSVFTMTKHQELFNDFVATCNDDDNYKVEDCLSLVTNFLKDIFNCPQPEMKKPEIIQNPMYDEQLKTLSNLLRNEEILEMVNESFLNLDNEIISNIVTITVPTNLYKISQKEFSNLFKRNVFGWKFILSRISQNQQQPQQQQFELNHHYLTKSLIKNLIENDNDELFHFLRNELSNHYDYKHIYCDCDCDCDIIIIVFFFFFFFFYF